A single region of the Peromyscus eremicus chromosome 16_21, PerEre_H2_v1, whole genome shotgun sequence genome encodes:
- the Phf3 gene encoding PHD finger protein 3 isoform X2 — protein MDIVDTFNHLIPTEHLDDALFLGSNLENEVCEDFSTSQTVLEDSLKNMLSDKDPMLGSASNQFCLPVLDSNDPNFQMPCSTEQVRSLRQSTIAKRSSAAPLSTKKPSGKTVPTPKVGAKPSEKCQSKEELYTSLKSDYPKESRRSSRHAEPVDVVPEVSASSVDTSLSSCVEMKEEAELDPKHACNNQGEINVPSPELNCSLLAETCVSLEEKKNEALMECKIKTDSSPLFKFSDKEDEQNDLVSGEMDDAVEERSAVGKLEQESEELKFPCEGDQMTEEPESSDVSSDSACTDKIKTEKNEAAECNLELKSTVDTLDKAENSLQRNQIETSGYCEDMESNDVHLRSTELNKSNLEEVDTCAFEPETSTSENTICDVPDQNSKQLNITQSSKMDSRETADLQDDRSGLETKNIKSKHTKSITHSKQSMTTETPRKTVSVKHDVVPSRTKSNVKSVKRNADEPDPQHGFQRPVKVRRGQLDKDLKNQSCNSGVKSVKSQAHSVLKKTSQDQNVMHTSKPVTHSLSDKLHGHSGCSKELHHPAQTGHLLHSSQKQSHKPQPQAPAVKVTGHVKDEHEHPGSEHVKEEEKLKLKRPEKNLQPRQRRSSRSFSLDEPPLFIPDNIATVKREGSDQTSAVESKYMWTPSKQCGFCKKPHGNRFMVGCGRCDDWFHGDCVGLSLSQAQQMGEEDKEYVCVRCCAEEDKKTDILDADILEDQTVVEAHSEEKTMECEKLGSSKHMVANDKNKSVDDTVKHKVKILKRESGEGKTSSDNRDNEIKKWQLAPLRKLGQPVLPRRSSEEKSEKIHKESTTTTCTVEKASKSGTHEKQEMKKKKVEKGGPHVHPPAAASKPSADQIRQSVRHSLKDILMRRLIDSNLKVPEEKAAKVATKIEKELFSFFRDTDSKYKNKYRSLMFNLKDPKNNILFKKVLKGEVTPDHLIRMSPEELASKELAAWRRRENRHTIEMIEKEQREVERRPITKITHKGEIEIESDAPMKEQEAAMEIQEPSANKSLEKPEGTEKQKEEVDSTSKDTTSQHRQHLFDLNCKICIGRMAPPVDDLSPKNVKVVVGGARKHSDNEAESLADALSSTTNILASEFFEEEKQESPKSTFSPTPRPEMPGTVEVESTFLARLNFIWKGFINMPSVAKFVTKAYPVSGSPEYLTEDLPDSIQVGGRISPQTVWDYVEKIKASGTKEICVVRFTPVTEEDQISYTLLFAYFSSRKRYGVAANNMKQVKDMYLIPLGAADKIPHPLVPFDGPGLELHRPNLLLGLIIRQKLKRQHSASVGSSHTAETPETAPVALPPDKKGKMESSTEETAEEENDFFNSFTTVLHKQRNKAPQPLQEDLPTTAEPLLEVSKQEPPKPLRFLPGVLIGWENQPSTLELANKPLPVDDILQSLLGTTGQVYEQAQPAVEQSTLKEIPFISDQTNPKVEKVDKVEVTEGEAKEIKVKVDNSSESTGKNSGVEESSLVGSSSNSPGPLVSLSLRGKPPDVSTEAFLTNLSIPSKQEETVENKERTLKRQLLQDQESNVQDNRTSSDSACRPSTGKGNIDGNVSCSENLAANTRSPQFINLKRDPRQAAGRNQQATSESRDAESCRNGDRPALPGPSHNQELLAEPLSGEGKLSSVEKTSCGEQNDDPEVAQNSSSVENFSSSQTEQANPSQEDILTQNIETIHPFRRGSTTGSSQFEAGSTCQSEFPSKSINFSSRSTSPRASANFSPMRPQQPSLQHLKSSPPGFPFPGPPNFPPQSVFGFPPHLPPPLLPPPGFGFPQNPMVPWPPVHLPGQPQRMMGPLSQASRYMGPQNFYQVKDIRRPERRHSDPWGRQDQQQLDRPFNRGKGDRQRFYSDSHHVKRERHDKEWEQESERHRHRDRSQEKDRDRKSKEEGHKDKERARASHSDRATDGKAGRESKNADKRPDQDKEKEREKNKHREGEKDRERYHKDRDHTDRAKSKR, from the exons AACAAGTAAGAAGTTTGCGACAAAGCACTATTGCCAAGCGTTCAAGTGCAGCACCTCTAAGCACAAAAAAGCCCTCTGGGAAGACCGTACCCACCCCTAAAGTAGGGGCGAAACCCTCAGAAAAGTGTCAGAGTAAAGAAGAACTATACACATCCTTGAAGTCCGACTACCCTAAGGAGAGTAGACGGAGTAGCCGACATGCTGAACCAGTCGATGTGGTACCAGAAGTCTCAGCATCTTCTGTTGATACTTCATTGTCATCTTGTGTTGAAATGAAGGAGGAAGCTGAATTAGATCCCAAACATGCATGTAATAACCAGGGTGAAATAAACGTGCCATCTCCTGAGTTAAATTGTTCACTTCTTGCAGAGACTTGTGTTagtctggaagaaaagaaaaatgaagctctGATGGAATGTAAAATTAAGACTGACAGTAGCCCATTGTTTAAGTTTTCAGATAAGGAAGATGAGCAGAATGATCTTGTTTCAGGTGAAATGGATGATGCTGTTGAAGAAAGGAGTGCAGTGGGAAAACTTGAACAAGAATCTGAGGAGCTAAAGTTCCCCTGTGAAGGTGACCAGATGACCGAGGAACCTGAGTCTTCTGATGTATCCAGTGACTCTGCTTGTACAGATAaaattaagacagaaaaaaatgaagcgGCTGAATGTAATTTGGAATTAAAGAGTACCGTAGATACTCTAGATAAAGCTGAGAACTCTCTTCAAAGAAATCAAATAGAAACATCGGGATATTGTGAGGACATGGAGTCTAATGATGTTCACTTACGGagcacagagttaaataaatcaAATTTGGAGGAGGTTGATACTTGTGCTTTTGAACCAGAAACTAGTACTTCTGAAAATACTATTTGTGATGTTCCTGATCAAAATTCAAAGCAGTTGAATATAACTCAAAGTAGTAAAATGGATTCTCGTGAAACAGCAGATCTTCAGGATGATAGAAGTGGTTTAGAgaccaaaaatataaaatctaaacACACAAAATCCATAACTCATTCTAAACAAAGCATGACCACAGAGACTCCAAGAAAAACTGTTTCGGTGAAGCATGATGTAGTTCCTAGCAGAACTAAATCTAATGTCAAGAGTGTGAAGCGAAATGCTGATGAGCCAGATCCACAGCATGGTTTTCAGAGGCCAGTCAAAGTGAGGAGAGGTCAGCTTGATAAGGATTTGAAAAATCAGAGTTGTAATTCTGGGGTTAAATCTGTGAAAAGCCAAGCTCATTCTGTATTGAAAAAAACCTCACAAGATCAAAATGTAATGCACACTTCCAAACCTGTAACTCATTCTCTTAGTGATAAGCTTCATGGTCACTCTGGCTGCTCTAAGGAGCTGCATCATCCTGCACAAACTGGACACTTACTCCATTCCAGCCAGAAACAGAGCCATAAGCCTCAGCCACAGGCACCAGCAGTGAAGGTCACTGGCCATGTCAAGGATGAACATGAACATCCAGGCAGTGAGCatgtgaaggaggaggagaaactgaaACTAAAAAGACCTGAGAAAAACCTACAGCCTCGCCAAAGGAGAAGCAGCAGAAGTTTTTCTCTGGATGAGCCTCCTTTGTTCATTCCAGACAACATAGCCACTGTAAAAAGAGAAGGGTCAGACCAGACCTCCGCAGTTGAAAGCAAATATATGTGGACTCCCAGCAAGCAATGTGGGTTTTGTAAAAAACCACATGGCAacag GTTTATGGTTGGCTGTGGGCGCTGTGATGACTGGTTTCATGGTGACTGTGTTGGATTAAGTCTTTCCCAAGCACAACAAAtgggagaggaagacaaagaatATGTTTGTGTAAGGTGTTGTGCTGAAGAAGATAAAAAGACTGATATACTAGATGCAGATATTTTGGAAGACCAAACTGTAGTTGAAGCCCACAGTGAAGAGAAAACAATGGAGTGTGAAAAGCTTGGGTCGTCGAAGCACATGGTGGCCAATGATAAAAACAAATCAGTGGATGATACTGTAAAGCACAAGGTCAAAATTTTAAAACGG GAGTCTGGTGAGGGAAAAACTTCATCTGACAATAGagataatgaaattaaaaaatggcAGCTAGCACCTCTTCGGAAGTTGGGACAACCAGTTTTGCCTCGGAGATCATcagaagaaaaaagtgaaaaaatacacaaagaatctACAACTACTACTTGCACAGTAGAAAAAGCATCCAAATCAG gtaCTCATGAGAAGCAagagatgaaaaagaagaaagttgaAAAAGGAGGACCTCATGTGCACCCCCCTGCTGCTGCTTCCAAACCTTCTGCAGATCAGATCAGACAGAGCGTCCGGCATTCCCTTAAAGACATTCTTATGAGAAG acTTATAGACTCAAATTTGAAGGTTCCAGAGGAAAAGGCAGCAAAGGTTGccacaaaaattgaaaaagagcttttctctttttttcgagacacggATTCCAagtataagaataaatatagaaGCTTGATGTTCAATCTAAAAGATCCTAAAAACAAT atattatttaaaaaagtcCTAAAAGGAGAAGTAACCCCTGATCATCTTATAAGAATGAGTCCTGAAGAACTAGCCTCTAAAGAGTTAGCTGCGTGGAGACGAAGGGAAAACAGACAC ACCATAGAGATGATTGAGAAAGAGCAAAGAGAAGTGGAAAGACGACCAATCACAAAAATAACTCACAAAGGTGAAATAGAAATTGAGAGTGACGCCCCAATGAAAGAACAGGAAGCGGCCATGGAAATACAG GAACCTTCAGCTAATAAGTCATTGGAGAAGCCAGaaggaactgaaaaacaaaaagaagaggttGACTCCACATCTAAAGATACCACTAGTCAACACAGACAGCATCTTTTTGATCTGAACTGCAAGATATGCATAG GTCGAATGGCACCACCTGTAGATGATCTTTCTCCAAAAAACGTGAAAGTTGTTGTTGGAGGAGCTCGTAAACATTCAGACAACGAAGCAGAAAGTTTAGCAGATGCATTGTCTTCAACTACAAATATTCTGGCTTCTGAATTCTTTGAGGAGGAGAAACAAGAGTCTCCCAAATCAACGTTCTCTCCTACGCCACG TCCAGAGATGCCTGGAACTGTTGAAGTTGAGTCTACCTTCCTGGCTCGATTGAACTTTATCTGGAAAGGTTTTATCAATATGCCGTCGGTGGCAAAGTTTGTTACTAAAGCCTACCCTGTATCTGGATCCCCTGAGTACTTGACAGAG GATCTACCAGATAGTATTCAAGTAGGTGGCAGGATATCACCACAGACAGTTTGGGATTACgtggaaaaaataaaagcatcagGAACCAAG GAAATCTGTGTGGTTCGCTTCACACCAGTAACTGAAGAAGATCAAATTTCTTACACTTTGCTGTTTGCATACTTCAGTAGCAGAAAGCGTTATGGTGTAGCTGCTAACAACATGAAGCAGGTTAAAGATATGTACCTTATTCCTTTGGGTGCTGCAGATAAAATTCCACACCCTCTTGTGCCTTTTGATGGACCTG GACTTGAGCTGCACAGACCTAATCTGTTGTTGGGCCTAATCATTCGTCAGAAGCTGAAGCGGCAGCATAGTGCTAGTGTCGGCTCTAGTCACACCGCTGAGACTCCGGAGACCGCCCCGGTAGCCTTGCCACCTGACAAAAAGGGTAAAATGGAGTCCTCCACAGAGGAGACCGCCGAGGAAGAGAATGACTTTTTCAACTCCTTTACAACTGTGTTACACAAGCAGAGAAACAAGGCCCCACAGCCTCTTCAGGAAGACCTGCCAACAACAGCCGAACCTCTGCTGGAAGTCAGTAAGCAGGAGCCACCAAAACCCTTAAGGTTCCTTCCTGGGGTCCTCATAGGCTGGGAAAATCAACCCTCTACTCTGGAATTAGCCAATAAGCCTCTTCCTGTGGATGATATACTCCAGAGCCTTTTGGGCACCACTGGTCAAGTATATGAGCAGGCTCAGCCAGCTGTAGAACAAAGCACCCTTAAAGAAATTCCTTTTATAAGTGATCAAACCAACCCAAAAGTAGAGAAAGTAGATAAAGTGGAAGTAACTGAAGGTGAAGCCAAGGAGATAAAAGTTAAAGTAGATAATAGTTCAGAATCTACAGGTAAAAATTCAGGAGTAGAAGAATCTTCGTTGGTGGGATCCTCTTCCAATTCTCCAGGGCCTTTGGTGAGTCTTAGTCTGAGAGGGAAACCGCCAGATGTTTCTACAGAAGCATTCTTAACAAATTTATCAATTCCATCAAAACAAGAGGAAACTGTGGAAAACAAAGAGAGAACATTAAAAAGACAGTTGCTCCAAGATCAAGAGAGTAATGTGCAAGATAATCGGACTTCAAGTGATTCTGCATGCAGGCCTAGTACAGGAAAGGGAAACATAGATGGGAATGTGAGTTGCAGTGAAAATCTTGCCGCTAACACGAGGTCCCCACAGTTTATCAATCTGAAAAGGGACCCCAGGCAAGCAGCAGGCCGAAATCAGCAGGCAACCTCAGAAAGCAGAGACGCAGAGAGCTGCCGGAATGGAGACAGGCCTGCTCTGCCTGGTCCCTCCCACAACCAGGAGCTCTTAGCAGAGCCCCTCAGTGGGGAGGGAAAGCTGTCTTCTGTAGAGAAGACCTCCTGCGGAGAGCAGAACGATGATCCTGAGGTTGCACAAAACTCATCCTCAGTAGAAAACTTCAGTTCTTCACAGACAGAGCAAGCCAATCCTTCACAGGAGGATATTTTAACACAAAATATTGAAACCATCCACCCGTTTAGAAGAGGATCGACTACAGGATCATCTCAATTTGAAGCTGGAAGTACATGCCAATCAGAATTTCCTTCTAAAAGCATCAACTTTTCTTCTAGGAGTACCAGCCCCAGGGCAAGTGCAAACTTTTCACCTATGAGGCCGCAGCAGCCCAGTCTCCAGCATCTCAAGTCTAGTCCTCCTGGATTTCCATTTCCAGGCCCTCCAAACTTCCCTCCCCAAAGTGTGTTTGGATTTCCACCACATTTGCCACCTCCGTTACTTCCCCCTCCAGGCTTTGGCTTTCCTCAAAATCCCATGGTTCCTTGGCCACCCGTTCATCTCCCAGGCCAACCACAACGGATGATGGGGCCCCTTTCACAAGCATCAAGGTATATGGGCCCACAAAATTTTTATCAGGTCAAAGACATTCGGAGACCAGAAAGGCGCCATAGTGACCCTTGGGGTAGGCAAGACCAACAACAACTAGACAGGCCGTTTAACAGGGGCAAAGGGGACCGTCAGAGATTTTACAGTGATTCCCACCATGTGAAAAGAGAGCGTCATGACAAAGAATGGGAGCAGGAATCTGAaaggcacagacacagagaccgaagccaagaaaaagacagagatagGAAAAGCAAGGAGGAAGGGCACAAAGATAAGGAGAGGGCACGGGCATCCCATAGTGATCGAGCAACAGATGggaaagcaggcagagagagtaagaaCGCAGACAAGAGACCGGACCAGGACAAGGAGAAGGAACGAGAGAAGAATAAAcacagagaaggggagaaggacagagagaggtaCCACAAAGACAGGGACCACACTGACAGAGCAAAAAGCAAAAGGTGA
- the Phf3 gene encoding PHD finger protein 3 isoform X3, with product MVGCGRCDDWFHGDCVGLSLSQAQQMGEEDKEYVCVRCCAEEDKKTDILDADILEDQTVVEAHSEEKTMECEKLGSSKHMVANDKNKSVDDTVKHKVKILKRESGEGKTSSDNRDNEIKKWQLAPLRKLGQPVLPRRSSEEKSEKIHKESTTTTCTVEKASKSGTHEKQEMKKKKVEKGGPHVHPPAAASKPSADQIRQSVRHSLKDILMRRLIDSNLKVPEEKAAKVATKIEKELFSFFRDTDSKYKNKYRSLMFNLKDPKNNILFKKVLKGEVTPDHLIRMSPEELASKELAAWRRRENRHTIEMIEKEQREVERRPITKITHKGEIEIESDAPMKEQEAAMEIQEPSANKSLEKPEGTEKQKEEVDSTSKDTTSQHRQHLFDLNCKICIGRMAPPVDDLSPKNVKVVVGGARKHSDNEAESLADALSSTTNILASEFFEEEKQESPKSTFSPTPRPEMPGTVEVESTFLARLNFIWKGFINMPSVAKFVTKAYPVSGSPEYLTEDLPDSIQVGGRISPQTVWDYVEKIKASGTKEICVVRFTPVTEEDQISYTLLFAYFSSRKRYGVAANNMKQVKDMYLIPLGAADKIPHPLVPFDGPGLELHRPNLLLGLIIRQKLKRQHSASVGSSHTAETPETAPVALPPDKKGKMESSTEETAEEENDFFNSFTTVLHKQRNKAPQPLQEDLPTTAEPLLEVSKQEPPKPLRFLPGVLIGWENQPSTLELANKPLPVDDILQSLLGTTGQVYEQAQPAVEQSTLKEIPFISDQTNPKVEKVDKVEVTEGEAKEIKVKVDNSSESTGKNSGVEESSLVGSSSNSPGPLVSLSLRGKPPDVSTEAFLTNLSIPSKQEETVENKERTLKRQLLQDQESNVQDNRTSSDSACRPSTGKGNIDGNVSCSENLAANTRSPQFINLKRDPRQAAGRNQQATSESRDAESCRNGDRPALPGPSHNQELLAEPLSGEGKLSSVEKTSCGEQNDDPEVAQNSSSVENFSSSQTEQANPSQEDILTQNIETIHPFRRGSTTGSSQFEAGSTCQSEFPSKSINFSSRSTSPRASANFSPMRPQQPSLQHLKSSPPGFPFPGPPNFPPQSVFGFPPHLPPPLLPPPGFGFPQNPMVPWPPVHLPGQPQRMMGPLSQASRYMGPQNFYQVKDIRRPERRHSDPWGRQDQQQLDRPFNRGKGDRQRFYSDSHHVKRERHDKEWEQESERHRHRDRSQEKDRDRKSKEEGHKDKERARASHSDRATDGKAGRESKNADKRPDQDKEKEREKNKHREGEKDRERYHKDRDHTDRAKSKR from the exons ATGGTTGGCTGTGGGCGCTGTGATGACTGGTTTCATGGTGACTGTGTTGGATTAAGTCTTTCCCAAGCACAACAAAtgggagaggaagacaaagaatATGTTTGTGTAAGGTGTTGTGCTGAAGAAGATAAAAAGACTGATATACTAGATGCAGATATTTTGGAAGACCAAACTGTAGTTGAAGCCCACAGTGAAGAGAAAACAATGGAGTGTGAAAAGCTTGGGTCGTCGAAGCACATGGTGGCCAATGATAAAAACAAATCAGTGGATGATACTGTAAAGCACAAGGTCAAAATTTTAAAACGG GAGTCTGGTGAGGGAAAAACTTCATCTGACAATAGagataatgaaattaaaaaatggcAGCTAGCACCTCTTCGGAAGTTGGGACAACCAGTTTTGCCTCGGAGATCATcagaagaaaaaagtgaaaaaatacacaaagaatctACAACTACTACTTGCACAGTAGAAAAAGCATCCAAATCAG gtaCTCATGAGAAGCAagagatgaaaaagaagaaagttgaAAAAGGAGGACCTCATGTGCACCCCCCTGCTGCTGCTTCCAAACCTTCTGCAGATCAGATCAGACAGAGCGTCCGGCATTCCCTTAAAGACATTCTTATGAGAAG acTTATAGACTCAAATTTGAAGGTTCCAGAGGAAAAGGCAGCAAAGGTTGccacaaaaattgaaaaagagcttttctctttttttcgagacacggATTCCAagtataagaataaatatagaaGCTTGATGTTCAATCTAAAAGATCCTAAAAACAAT atattatttaaaaaagtcCTAAAAGGAGAAGTAACCCCTGATCATCTTATAAGAATGAGTCCTGAAGAACTAGCCTCTAAAGAGTTAGCTGCGTGGAGACGAAGGGAAAACAGACAC ACCATAGAGATGATTGAGAAAGAGCAAAGAGAAGTGGAAAGACGACCAATCACAAAAATAACTCACAAAGGTGAAATAGAAATTGAGAGTGACGCCCCAATGAAAGAACAGGAAGCGGCCATGGAAATACAG GAACCTTCAGCTAATAAGTCATTGGAGAAGCCAGaaggaactgaaaaacaaaaagaagaggttGACTCCACATCTAAAGATACCACTAGTCAACACAGACAGCATCTTTTTGATCTGAACTGCAAGATATGCATAG GTCGAATGGCACCACCTGTAGATGATCTTTCTCCAAAAAACGTGAAAGTTGTTGTTGGAGGAGCTCGTAAACATTCAGACAACGAAGCAGAAAGTTTAGCAGATGCATTGTCTTCAACTACAAATATTCTGGCTTCTGAATTCTTTGAGGAGGAGAAACAAGAGTCTCCCAAATCAACGTTCTCTCCTACGCCACG TCCAGAGATGCCTGGAACTGTTGAAGTTGAGTCTACCTTCCTGGCTCGATTGAACTTTATCTGGAAAGGTTTTATCAATATGCCGTCGGTGGCAAAGTTTGTTACTAAAGCCTACCCTGTATCTGGATCCCCTGAGTACTTGACAGAG GATCTACCAGATAGTATTCAAGTAGGTGGCAGGATATCACCACAGACAGTTTGGGATTACgtggaaaaaataaaagcatcagGAACCAAG GAAATCTGTGTGGTTCGCTTCACACCAGTAACTGAAGAAGATCAAATTTCTTACACTTTGCTGTTTGCATACTTCAGTAGCAGAAAGCGTTATGGTGTAGCTGCTAACAACATGAAGCAGGTTAAAGATATGTACCTTATTCCTTTGGGTGCTGCAGATAAAATTCCACACCCTCTTGTGCCTTTTGATGGACCTG GACTTGAGCTGCACAGACCTAATCTGTTGTTGGGCCTAATCATTCGTCAGAAGCTGAAGCGGCAGCATAGTGCTAGTGTCGGCTCTAGTCACACCGCTGAGACTCCGGAGACCGCCCCGGTAGCCTTGCCACCTGACAAAAAGGGTAAAATGGAGTCCTCCACAGAGGAGACCGCCGAGGAAGAGAATGACTTTTTCAACTCCTTTACAACTGTGTTACACAAGCAGAGAAACAAGGCCCCACAGCCTCTTCAGGAAGACCTGCCAACAACAGCCGAACCTCTGCTGGAAGTCAGTAAGCAGGAGCCACCAAAACCCTTAAGGTTCCTTCCTGGGGTCCTCATAGGCTGGGAAAATCAACCCTCTACTCTGGAATTAGCCAATAAGCCTCTTCCTGTGGATGATATACTCCAGAGCCTTTTGGGCACCACTGGTCAAGTATATGAGCAGGCTCAGCCAGCTGTAGAACAAAGCACCCTTAAAGAAATTCCTTTTATAAGTGATCAAACCAACCCAAAAGTAGAGAAAGTAGATAAAGTGGAAGTAACTGAAGGTGAAGCCAAGGAGATAAAAGTTAAAGTAGATAATAGTTCAGAATCTACAGGTAAAAATTCAGGAGTAGAAGAATCTTCGTTGGTGGGATCCTCTTCCAATTCTCCAGGGCCTTTGGTGAGTCTTAGTCTGAGAGGGAAACCGCCAGATGTTTCTACAGAAGCATTCTTAACAAATTTATCAATTCCATCAAAACAAGAGGAAACTGTGGAAAACAAAGAGAGAACATTAAAAAGACAGTTGCTCCAAGATCAAGAGAGTAATGTGCAAGATAATCGGACTTCAAGTGATTCTGCATGCAGGCCTAGTACAGGAAAGGGAAACATAGATGGGAATGTGAGTTGCAGTGAAAATCTTGCCGCTAACACGAGGTCCCCACAGTTTATCAATCTGAAAAGGGACCCCAGGCAAGCAGCAGGCCGAAATCAGCAGGCAACCTCAGAAAGCAGAGACGCAGAGAGCTGCCGGAATGGAGACAGGCCTGCTCTGCCTGGTCCCTCCCACAACCAGGAGCTCTTAGCAGAGCCCCTCAGTGGGGAGGGAAAGCTGTCTTCTGTAGAGAAGACCTCCTGCGGAGAGCAGAACGATGATCCTGAGGTTGCACAAAACTCATCCTCAGTAGAAAACTTCAGTTCTTCACAGACAGAGCAAGCCAATCCTTCACAGGAGGATATTTTAACACAAAATATTGAAACCATCCACCCGTTTAGAAGAGGATCGACTACAGGATCATCTCAATTTGAAGCTGGAAGTACATGCCAATCAGAATTTCCTTCTAAAAGCATCAACTTTTCTTCTAGGAGTACCAGCCCCAGGGCAAGTGCAAACTTTTCACCTATGAGGCCGCAGCAGCCCAGTCTCCAGCATCTCAAGTCTAGTCCTCCTGGATTTCCATTTCCAGGCCCTCCAAACTTCCCTCCCCAAAGTGTGTTTGGATTTCCACCACATTTGCCACCTCCGTTACTTCCCCCTCCAGGCTTTGGCTTTCCTCAAAATCCCATGGTTCCTTGGCCACCCGTTCATCTCCCAGGCCAACCACAACGGATGATGGGGCCCCTTTCACAAGCATCAAGGTATATGGGCCCACAAAATTTTTATCAGGTCAAAGACATTCGGAGACCAGAAAGGCGCCATAGTGACCCTTGGGGTAGGCAAGACCAACAACAACTAGACAGGCCGTTTAACAGGGGCAAAGGGGACCGTCAGAGATTTTACAGTGATTCCCACCATGTGAAAAGAGAGCGTCATGACAAAGAATGGGAGCAGGAATCTGAaaggcacagacacagagaccgaagccaagaaaaagacagagatagGAAAAGCAAGGAGGAAGGGCACAAAGATAAGGAGAGGGCACGGGCATCCCATAGTGATCGAGCAACAGATGggaaagcaggcagagagagtaagaaCGCAGACAAGAGACCGGACCAGGACAAGGAGAAGGAACGAGAGAAGAATAAAcacagagaaggggagaaggacagagagaggtaCCACAAAGACAGGGACCACACTGACAGAGCAAAAAGCAAAAGGTGA